A stretch of the Streptomyces venezuelae genome encodes the following:
- the rpmI gene encoding 50S ribosomal protein L35, which produces MPKNKTHSGSKKRFKITGSGKVLRERAGKRHLLEHKSSKLTRRLTGNAEMAPGDAAKIKKLLGK; this is translated from the coding sequence ATGCCGAAGAACAAGACCCACAGCGGTTCCAAGAAGCGCTTCAAGATCACCGGCTCCGGCAAGGTGCTCCGTGAGCGCGCCGGCAAGCGCCACCTGCTCGAGCACAAGTCGTCCAAGCTGACGCGTCGCCTCACCGGCAACGCCGAGATGGCCCCGGGCGACGCCGCGAAGATCAAGAAGCTTCTCGGCAAGTGA
- the mycP gene encoding type VII secretion-associated serine protease mycosin, with product MRVVGVVGVVGAGMLLGVGVPPAAADAIRDRQWGLTALRAEEAWGTTRGEGITVAVLDTGVDSAHPDLDGQVLAGTDLVGLGANRGDRSWARHGTAMAGIIAGHGHGTDRRDGVLGVAPAAKILPIRVILEEGDPARAKARSSKGGALAEGIRWAADHGADVINLSLGDDSRSAHHEAAEDEAVQYALGKGVVVVASAGNSGEKGNPVSYPAAYPGVIAVTAVDRKGRKARFSTRHWYATVSAPGVDVVIPDPDRKYYEGWGTSAAAAFVSGAVALLRSAHPDLSPAQVKRLLEDTATDSPGGGRDDSRGHGLVDPVAALQAADRIAAEPALPVPAAHPARYFGTGPAPVQPPARPVRVLAPAAAVAGLALLGLAAVLVRRGRARRTG from the coding sequence ATGCGGGTCGTCGGGGTGGTCGGGGTCGTCGGGGCCGGGATGCTGCTCGGGGTCGGGGTGCCGCCCGCTGCCGCCGATGCCATTCGGGACCGGCAGTGGGGGCTCACCGCGCTCCGCGCGGAAGAAGCCTGGGGCACCACCCGGGGCGAGGGCATCACCGTCGCCGTCCTCGACACCGGCGTCGACTCCGCCCACCCCGACCTCGACGGCCAGGTCCTCGCCGGCACCGACCTCGTCGGCCTCGGCGCGAACCGCGGCGACCGCAGCTGGGCCCGCCACGGCACCGCCATGGCCGGGATCATCGCCGGGCACGGCCACGGCACCGACCGCCGCGACGGCGTCCTCGGCGTCGCCCCGGCCGCGAAGATCCTCCCCATCCGCGTGATCCTCGAGGAGGGCGACCCGGCCCGCGCCAAGGCCCGCAGCAGCAAGGGCGGCGCCCTCGCCGAAGGCATCCGCTGGGCCGCCGATCACGGCGCCGACGTGATCAACCTCTCGCTCGGCGACGACAGCCGGTCCGCGCACCACGAAGCCGCCGAGGACGAGGCCGTCCAGTACGCCCTCGGCAAGGGCGTGGTCGTGGTCGCCTCCGCCGGCAACAGCGGCGAGAAGGGGAACCCCGTCTCCTACCCCGCCGCCTACCCCGGGGTGATCGCCGTGACCGCCGTCGACCGCAAGGGCCGCAAGGCCCGCTTCTCCACCCGCCACTGGTACGCCACCGTCAGCGCCCCCGGCGTGGACGTGGTCATCCCCGACCCCGACCGCAAGTACTACGAGGGCTGGGGCACCAGCGCCGCCGCCGCCTTCGTCTCCGGGGCCGTCGCCCTGCTCCGCTCCGCCCACCCCGACCTCTCCCCGGCCCAGGTCAAGCGGCTGCTCGAGGACACCGCCACGGACAGCCCCGGCGGGGGCCGCGACGACTCCCGCGGGCACGGCCTGGTCGACCCGGTCGCCGCCCTCCAGGCGGCCGACCGGATCGCCGCCGAACCCGCCCTGCCGGTCCCCGCCGCCCACCCCGCCCGGTACTTCGGCACCGGCCCGGCCCCCGTGCAGCCGCCCGCGCGCCCGGTCCGGGTGCTCGCCCCGGCCGCCGCGGTCGCCGGACTGGCCCTGCTCGGGCTGGCCGCCGTACTGGTCCGGCGCGGCCGGGCCCGACGTACCGGATAG
- a CDS encoding SseB family protein produces MAQKNIPDPGFSDDDGSADPRLSAALAAWAEDRTKEPEVLAALRDARLLVPVVAMLGEVETDPETGLKREKTSDMAVPTLTAGDRRALPAFTSIASLARWDPAARPVAVPLHQALRAAAHEKADTVVLDLAGPVPYQLTGPALLALAEGRADAGPLADPAVREAVRAAVAAEPTVLRAHLLPGGASADGILAVVLADGTDPAAGARRVAQALAADETLRARLVRGLELALLPAGAPVPPGEPLFTR; encoded by the coding sequence GTGGCGCAGAAGAACATCCCAGACCCCGGTTTCTCCGACGACGACGGCTCCGCCGATCCCCGGCTGAGCGCGGCCCTGGCCGCCTGGGCGGAGGACAGAACCAAGGAACCGGAGGTCCTGGCGGCGCTGCGCGACGCCCGCCTGCTGGTGCCGGTGGTCGCGATGCTCGGCGAGGTGGAGACCGACCCCGAGACCGGCCTGAAGCGCGAGAAGACCAGCGACATGGCCGTGCCGACCCTGACGGCGGGGGACCGGCGGGCCCTGCCCGCCTTCACCTCCATCGCCTCGCTGGCCCGGTGGGACCCGGCCGCCCGCCCGGTGGCGGTCCCGCTGCACCAGGCGCTGCGGGCGGCTGCCCACGAGAAGGCGGACACGGTGGTCCTCGACCTGGCCGGCCCGGTGCCCTACCAGCTGACCGGTCCGGCCCTGCTGGCGCTCGCCGAGGGCCGCGCGGACGCCGGCCCGCTCGCCGACCCGGCGGTCCGGGAGGCCGTACGGGCCGCCGTGGCGGCAGAGCCGACGGTGCTCCGCGCCCATCTGCTGCCCGGGGGTGCCTCGGCCGACGGCATCCTCGCTGTGGTCCTCGCCGACGGCACCGACCCGGCAGCGGGCGCCCGCCGGGTGGCGCAGGCACTGGCCGCCGACGAGACCCTGCGGGCCCGGCTGGTCCGCGGGCTGGAGCTGGCCCTGCTGCCGGCGGGCGCGCCCGTGCCTCCGGGGGAGCCGCTGTTCACCCGCTGA
- a CDS encoding DUF1844 domain-containing protein yields MTDATPTAAPADPAAPDYDAMTRDIADVPAVEVITTVAVHLLSAAAVNLGLDKPDSEHKDLDEARKLITALAGLVTASATEISSFHAAPLRDGLKSLQLAFREASLVPDEPGQGPGEKFTGPVYA; encoded by the coding sequence ATGACTGACGCGACCCCCACTGCCGCTCCGGCCGACCCCGCCGCCCCCGACTACGACGCCATGACCCGTGACATCGCGGACGTGCCCGCCGTCGAGGTGATCACCACGGTGGCGGTCCACCTGCTGAGCGCCGCGGCGGTCAACCTGGGCCTGGACAAGCCGGACTCCGAGCACAAGGACCTGGACGAGGCGCGCAAGCTGATCACGGCACTGGCCGGCCTGGTGACGGCGAGCGCGACCGAGATCAGCTCCTTCCACGCCGCTCCGCTGCGTGACGGCCTGAAGTCCCTCCAGCTGGCCTTCCGCGAGGCCTCCCTCGTCCCGGACGAGCCGGGCCAGGGGCCGGGCGAGAAGTTCACCGGGCCGGTGTACGCCTGA
- the infC gene encoding translation initiation factor IF-3, whose translation MRCNRGGSISTEPRINDRIRVPEVRLVGPSGEQVGIVPLAKALELAQEYDLDLVEVAASARPPVCKLMDYGKFKYESAMKAREARKNQAHTVIKEMKLRPKIDPHDYDTKKGHVVRFLKQGDKVKITIMFRGREQSRPELGYRLLQRLAEDVQDLGFVESNPKQDGRNMIMVLGPHKKKTEAMAEAREAQAARKAERQGQAATEEAPEAEAPVEEAAAEENAEA comes from the coding sequence GTGAGGTGCAACCGAGGAGGATCCATCAGCACCGAGCCCCGCATCAACGACCGGATTCGCGTTCCCGAGGTGCGACTTGTCGGTCCCAGCGGCGAGCAGGTCGGGATTGTTCCGCTTGCCAAGGCCCTGGAGCTTGCCCAGGAGTACGACCTCGACCTGGTCGAGGTTGCGGCGTCCGCGAGGCCGCCGGTCTGCAAGCTCATGGACTACGGCAAGTTCAAGTACGAGTCGGCCATGAAGGCCCGTGAGGCGCGCAAGAACCAGGCGCACACGGTCATCAAGGAAATGAAGCTCCGGCCGAAGATCGACCCGCACGACTATGACACCAAGAAGGGTCACGTCGTTCGGTTCCTCAAGCAGGGCGACAAGGTCAAGATCACGATCATGTTCCGTGGTCGCGAGCAGTCCCGGCCGGAGCTCGGCTACCGACTGCTGCAGCGTCTGGCGGAGGATGTCCAGGACCTCGGTTTCGTTGAGTCGAACCCGAAGCAGGACGGCCGCAACATGATCATGGTCCTCGGTCCGCACAAGAAGAAGACCGAGGCGATGGCCGAGGCCCGCGAGGCGCAGGCTGCCCGCAAGGCCGAGCGCCAGGGCCAGGCCGCCACGGAGGAGGCACCCGAGGCGGAGGCTCCCGTCGAGGAAGCCGCCGCCGAGGAGAACGCCGAGGCCTGA
- the rplT gene encoding 50S ribosomal protein L20 yields MARVKRAVNAHKKRRAILEAASGYRGQRSRLYRKAKEQVTHSLVYNYNDRKKRKGDFRQLWIQRINAAARQNGMTYNRLIQGLKAANIEVDRKILAELAVNDANAFAALVEVAQKALPADVNAPKAAA; encoded by the coding sequence GTGGCACGCGTCAAGCGGGCAGTAAACGCCCACAAGAAGCGCCGGGCGATCCTCGAGGCGGCCTCCGGCTACCGCGGTCAGCGTTCGCGCCTGTACCGCAAGGCCAAGGAGCAGGTCACCCACTCGCTGGTCTACAACTACAACGACCGCAAGAAGCGCAAGGGCGACTTCCGTCAGCTGTGGATCCAGCGCATCAACGCCGCTGCCCGCCAGAACGGCATGACGTACAACCGCCTCATCCAGGGTCTGAAGGCCGCCAACATCGAGGTGGACCGCAAGATCCTCGCGGAGCTGGCCGTCAACGACGCCAACGCGTTCGCCGCGCTGGTCGAGGTTGCCCAGAAGGCGCTCCCGGCCGACGTGAACGCCCCCAAGGCCGCTGCGTAA